ATCTACGCGTGCACACTGTGGACATGGTGGATTCCTCCGGTAACTGGCCTTAGACACTCAGGCCTATCGACAGATGGCGCGGCATCACCTGGTCTCCCAGTTGCCTCATGCACACGACACAGACACACAACAGAGGCAAAGAGGGCTCTCCAGCATTTGGTCCAGACCTGTGGCCTTACCTGTAGCTGATTCCCAAACCCCACGGACTCTCCAGTAGCCGGCTGGGAGCTCCTGGTGCCTCCAGTAGCCAACTCGCAGCCCACCCTTGTCTCTCCGGTACCTGACTCCCAGGGACCCAGGTTAGCACAAGGAGCTGGAGGTTGCCCACGTGGCTGCTTGAAGGGGTGGAGAGGGCTTTTCAGCAAAGCAAAGGGCTGTGCTGTGATTTCTTCGCCCCTGCCAGAGGGGGCAGTGTGTCTGCCTCTGGTTGAGGGTTTCTGCAGCAGGTGCTTTTCCCAGAGACCTTTTCCTTGAGGAGCTTCTTCCTTGGCTGagggagaacagaaggaaaatcctTGTGGAGAGAGACAGCCTGGGTGCAAGTGCCTTTGTCTGTGTCTGGCCCTACCTCTGTTCAAACAGTACCTAGGGAGAAGGGGGACACGAGCAGGTGCAGAGGGGCCCTTCTTGATCCTGTGCTGGGGTGGGCACAAGCCTCTGTCTCGGGCTGGGCTCTGGATGGCAGGGGAAGTTCACCATGGACACTTCTTCCTTGCTGGGGGATGGCTGGGCTGCTTCTGATCACCAggaggggcaaaaagcaggaagacacccagcagcctccttgtgcctgacagcaggctgcacagtCTTAGGCTCCTACGTGATATTTTAGGTGCCCAGGGCCCCTTTGCCAATGCGGCACAGAGTTCAAATGCAGCAGTGCTACATGTCTGAGTGAGAGGCTATGCAAGCACCTTTGGAGCTATTGGGTTGTGAAAGAGCTTGGATGTGGCCTGAGTGCACATGGGAACCTCCCAGTGCTGAAGAAGCCTCCCCTTGGCCCTTGGGAACATGGAGCACAGAGACGGGGGCAACTTGATTGCTTCCTTAGGCTGAGCATTTtaacagctgcagctcctttctccagagagcctcCCTGGGGCAGAGGTGTAAGGTCTCAAGGAGATCTGTGTGGAGCagcagtgagagagttttgctccACCCTCTGGGCTGAGGCCTGGAGGGTGCTTTGAGCttgcagagggaggggaaggcaggacctGGAATCTTCAGCACCCTCTTTCTCGGAGATAGCGGACACCTCGTGGAGTGGAGATCGTGACATGGCCCTGATTTTTCTGGCAGCCTTCGTGGGACTGGCAGACTTTGGTGAGACACGACTTTCAGGCTGGGGAGGATCAGAACAAGGGAGTGTCCCGTCAGTGCTGGAGGGGGGCATGCGAATTCTGACTTTGCGgggacctggcagtcttcctgcagggagagcagggggctgcgGGTGGAGCACAGCAAGTACTCTGAGGGATGTCAGGAGTAATGGGCATAAAAGGGGGAATAAGGCTCCGCACATCTCTTTCTCAGAAAACAAGAGCCTTTATGTGCACTGTTTATCCATATGTAtttagagagagagggagagagagagagctgccgGGGAGGCACCAGTGCTAGATATGGGAAATTCTCTCCTGGGTGCCTTTGAAAAAAGTGTTGCCAATCTGTGCTGGAATGACAAAATGCTTGaagggcattcagagaaggcTAAGTCCATTCTGGGAGAGGTGGAAAGCTTTCAAAAGCCAGGGCATGGACAGACACAGTGGTATGAATGTTACAGTGAGAAGTAGGAACAGAGctgggagaggcagaaggagagagcagcagttaatacagctgcttctgatctccaggaggggcaaaaagcCAGTGACACATACAGAAACACCTGATGGCCTCATAGCCCAAAGAGCTACTGATGGAAATCAGGATGAGCTCACAGCCTGACCTATGAGGAGCACCAAGAACTTGCAGAAAGAAGAGTGGACAGACAAACCCCTTAGTCTTTCATGGGCTGTGAAAAGTGAAGAATGGAGATGGGGGATAGTGAGAGAGCTGATGAagtgatagatagatggatacagAGACAAGCAGTGCTGAAATGCCTTTCTGGCTTTACAGGTCATGCACAAAAGGACTTTGTGCTCCAGTTCCCACCAGAAGCACCATCCAGGTGCGACCCAACACAACACTGCACTGTAATTTCTCCACCACCAGCTATTCTGATCCCTACATCTTCTGGTACCAGCAGCTCCCAACGCAGCCCCTTGAGCTTTTGCTGCAAGTGCGAAAAAGGAAACCTCATGTGGAGTCAGGAACGTTCTCCTCCGTGCTGTCTGTGGAgaactcccaggtgcttctccatgtGCAGAACGCTGAGctccaagacagtgctgtctatctCTGTGCACTGAGCCCACACTGGTGCCCTCAGCGTGCAGCCTTGCACAGAAAGGCGTGTGTGGGTGCTCTGAGGAGTGTTtctctccttgcctctgtttGCATGTAGCTTTGAGCTCCGCCTGCCCAGcaacagcacctgggggctgcggtgaggCTGGATTGTTGCCTCCCCTGCCCATGCAGCAGGAAGAAGTGTCCTTAAGCAGATGTCAGTGGGACTTGAATAGATGTGCCTAGATCCAGGGTCCTGGGAAATGATCAAAAtggtatagcaaaactgacacggtTTCAAGGGGagcctgccctgggaggagagCTACTGCAGAGCTATTAGCACATAAGCCACACCAGACTCAGGAACACCCCTGAGCTGTAGAAACTAACTGGATCACAGGGGCACGTATGCAGGAGCAGTATCCTACTTGCTTGTCcagctcttgttctttcctcagctgcCACTGATGGCCGCTGTTGGAGAAGAGGGCCCTTCGTGGGAGACACGACTGTCCTTATGGTTTTATACCACCTAGCATAGGTAGCCTGAGGAGGGAAAGATGTGTGACGGAAGATTCAGGATTCTGTGAGAAAAGTGGGACGTGTGGGAGACCAAATAACAAACATGTTTGAATATGGGGGCACTACTAACTCATTCCAAAATGACAGTTGAAATGACCTGCGTGCTTTTTTCTCAGCATGTTACATTGATCCTGATTGCCCATGGCACTaatctttccctgttcttttatGGTCACAGCTTTGCCAGATGTCCTGAAAAGTGAATGCCATGACTTAGCATTGCTGAGGATGCTGTTGGGGGACCCTTCACAGACTGAGCAGTCACTGCGAAGTGCAGGCAGAGGGCATGAGTTAGTCTGCTGAGTTAGTGCACTcacatctgttttgttttcctggccACATTTGGAGACAGAGAGCTGGACGCACAGTGTGTCTGGCGAGAGCTCAGAGGACGATTCTTCCATGCGGCTGTCTGCAGTATTTCTAACACTAGGAAGGGAGGCACTTCTTCGCAGGGCATTTTCCCCCAAAGGCTTGACTCAAGAGACAACATTTCCCCTGGGGGAAGGCCCCTTTCAGCTTCTCGAGGCACTGACATGCAGGCGTGAGTTTGGCAGAGTCATGCATGAGTATATTTATGTAACTGCGTATGTATGTTTTTTCGTGCACGTTTGCCAATGCCTATGCATTTGTGTATGCATTTCTGCATGATTTGGGCATCTGTCACTGTTCTGGGATTTCCCCATATGAATTAGATCTTggggatgggggagggggggaggggttaTGAACCCTGGTGTGTGGCCTGGCGTGGTTGATTTCAGTATCAATGTGCCAGTCACTTGAGTCTAACACCTGTGTGCCACAGCTGGGCTGCACAAAACGCTTTATGGGGTGTGCAGCTCTCTCATTTAGGTTTTCATTTGTTGCCCTGACACTTGCACTCTCTTGCTACGCTCTGTCaggctatgaaggttcaatagtaacaAGTGAGACAGTAAAGtagtaaaaaatatgtttatttcctcacgcaagctgtagcctgtgtttaaagcaattACCTTAGTAAAGATtatgcgtaatattaaagctttcaagccggcaaaagcaatgcatataataattatcatgagtacaattattatgacaatTTGTAAGCTCGAGGCGAGCCAGGCTGATAgggacagtccgaaattttggaacaattcttGCAACCAGTTAAACccattatcattatgctgtttaatgtccaaggcTAGgcgtttaaggtttgtgatcttccCTTCGATCAGGGTTGAATGGTCGCTCAggctgaagcagcacatgccttcgAATTCTTCACATctgtggttgtgtcgtaaaagaagatagtcaactacCGCTCTATTTTCTAACACACCGGCACGCacggcttgcacatctctaagtattgttggtagggcagcagaagtggtattgatagtcttagctaaagaacatgcaatcttgaTACTTCATAGCAACTCctaccccaggtgtaaggaatgctgcggctgagatttgtgatgttgagaataagattacttctgaattgcaTTCATGGTCAAGGGACGAGGCCTCCCTCCTTTTttgtgtttgattcccagctatttcctctatctcttgtttgcttggcatatagatgctcaaatGACAGagggtacaggggccaccagtagcattggctggaatgtaggagtaagcttttactccacatagccaaaacattcctgtggggagcacaatatgtgcataatTAAAGGTTACGTTGGTTGTtttattacatttaagaggaggcccatcttccgtaaagtTGTGGCATGTTCGGGTTTTGccggtacaatttaccatcatagcacgctcgaccgcaggaaacattcctttcaccttaatttctatcattgttttgttatactgtgttgtgatGGGatcccatcgagacatctgactAAACATGTTAGTTAcattgaaatttgctagtattgactTGTTTTGCGCTGTTtccaggggtatagggaacccaagagtgcaagtggtgtaaatttggaccaccgaagttcctccttctagacaaaagtgagcagtatttagtatttccctagctaacttttcccaaatattgacattgctgccccatgggtttgagatcaatgttgtcaccagggccgtgtGGAGCAGGAACACGAGCCTCCACATGGTATCctataagagaacacatttaggttttcctcgaggcggggtgcctcgGGATAAattgttaataatcaggaattttccaccgagaactgattcgatgtttttttcccctggcatCAAGCACTTCCCGTGCAAGGGGCCCTCGGGGTTTAGTCAATGTcagggactactccaatttgtggtaatTTTACCATCACAgtctgtcctggtttaccacgtgcaggattgTTTACctttaacgatgcccgtatcgttagggcaaaaggcctggttTCTGGGACTACCGACTGTTCCCCATcaattattaagtagatgcacagcacgGTTAATGCGCAGATCCCAATTCGCTTTTTCTGCTTGAGCatgtcttttaagtaagccattggccctttccaccatcctgTTTGCCTGGGGATAGTAgagggtgtggaatgtccaactaatcccttcttgtgttgcccagtcctgtactacgtgGTCTGTAAAGTGAGttccattatcactttgtatttcctttggtaccgctAATGCACTGAACTATTCTGGAAATACCTTAATGGTAGCTTCTCCATTCGCTTTCAGACAGCTGTTGCTCAGAGGAGACGGGAGACCGCCTCagctcccactaatatatattttctcccactcgATGGCTTAAGAgtcctatataatcaatctgccaagATTGCcacaattgttttttattactgacatGTAGTggggcttgctgttctggatgatccctttttaatcttagttggcattgaggacaggctgttatgattcatcgaacagttgttatatctatgggccatcctcgagctatactttcttttactaaatccttttcccccaAATGTCCTCACTGTATATGTAGTCATTGTCCTATTCGGTTCCACTCTACTTCATTTACTGtcactcctcttaccctcgacaacttgtcagcTGTCCTGTTCCATTTAGCTGTCAGACTTCCGTCTGAgttgtgggctttcacccaccctatcgcaatagaccgtttccttcctttttccaacaactcttcccagtctgcttgctgccatactggacacctatttatttgccatttattacattccccaAATCctgtccagtctgtggcccccttgaatactgcatgtgaattggtatacactgttgttgctccgtTTTTTACGGCAAGTCGGACaaccttgagttctcctacttgggcactGCCATCGCCGCCTTCTATTATtgtatggcctgtgcttatttctaaggcaactgctttgtattgccgcCTCGTGGCTgttctatgtgaagaggcatcggtgaaccacaCCCCATTtaagtcagacttttcagtgagtggttcagctactgcaatgggagatttTGGGTAGCCCAGTATTGTTTCTGGTATGAGGTTAGTTAGGGGTAATTGatatttggttatctttaaagggtattgtttaacattagttatcttactagacAGCAgtgcgggggaggtttgcaaaagttTGATATTAGCTGTTTCAAAGCTCCACCAGACCCCGTTTGGGAGTATGCAATTTCTTTAGCCGGGTGGGGTGGACAGCACATTCCCCTTTTTCGCTTGTTGcaatttgctcactatctgttctatgtcctctgttttctgattatgtagcacgGATCGTGGGACACCTAAcaccagggcatgtcgccacaatctattttgtttctccctgtcttcctgTTTAGTCCCTGTTTCCATATTGTGTCGCCTGGgaggggaatgtcctctcctcggggcagacaaggcagtagcctgtctaatgcgcttttcccatggtttggtatccatccccatctcttgcgctgtTCGATGTACTTCCAACAAGGTATCTGCCCACattggtattggcatggggggggggagggggcactgAGGTTATAATgactgtgtgcctctgcagctacagtgCAATCTcatattgcttgtagcttcagctttaatgcTGTAGGCAATCCCCATATTAACGGTGTTAGGCAGTTTGGGCTTACCAGGGCTTGCATGGGGATGTTACAGGCTCCCCTCTCATATACCTGCTGTATACAAGCcaccttttgtatggcttctgtaagcccactgtgggtatttatatctcttctcaaaggttctcctctgttccttgggtcttgtccccctgcccaataGCAGCgggcagcagtgctgcaggctgGGGACCTGTCCTGCTGTCTGCCAGTCaattcctctatcctacacacgacagaggcttcatcttcccaattatcatttgcccagtcagcTCCAGGGCTTGAGGGTCTGCTTCCGTGTctcctcaataactcacgcagcgacatagttcaaaatgtttctatccggttaccctaGCTTATGTATCTACTGAGTCTTTGTCCTATTCTACCGACTACGCCAAAAGttactgtcacgctatgaaggttcagtagtaacgactgagacagtaaggtaatacaaatatatatttatttcctcacacaagctctcggattagtaacacccattaaaatgaTGTGAttgctaatttagaaaggataaccccaaaccgtcagCTACTGCACTGTTAATCAGAAACACTGCTTATCCCAATGCGAAAGCtatcttgttcactctcttagcgagaggactctcaacctcaaggagttaccttaacccagcgtcccaggaaaaggagaggggggggaaatactcacggtccagctggagaggatgatcaggtcacgttcctgtcccctgctcaaactctcttagcttccaagtttctttttatagggctggggctctgggcaaacactgcttttgctgacctctgcgagtcgcacaatcacaggactgtttcttctttttctgcttggaaagtcTGTGCTAGCGAGggaagaccacaatacctccgtattgcttcctccctccctgaagtcCGTGCAGTTTCTATCCTAcggccttgcacatatcagttggcaaacttctttagtcctgttaactctttacttgcTCGTCACACTCGCACTTAAAAAATGGCCCCAGTCGGCATGGCAAAGCACCTTGTGCCGGTCAACAGAATGCATCTGAGAGAGATCCCACCTCTGACACAAATAAAATGCCACGATTTGTTGTGATCTCTCGATTTTACAGGACAACGTTCTGTGTGAATCAACCTTTGTTTCATAAACTCATTACTTAAAAAGCAAATGAGGGCTCAATCCCTTTTCAACAGACTGGCCTAAATTGTTAATGTTCTGATTTGTTACTTCATTAATTCACTAATTCACATACTTATGAGCAAAATAGTTACCTAGCTGATggtgagagtgctcatccttcctcctctggtGCGATGCGGGCGTCCCCTGAATTACACCAGGAAGCACAAGAGCctcagcagtccagctgctggtGGATCCACTTCAAAGGCTGTTTGGGTAAGCTGATGTATTTATACCTTCCAGCTAGGAAGTTTGGGCTATAGCATTCTCATTGGTTGTTTCAGTTACTGTGAAAGAGCTTGCTTAATTCTGAAAAGTATCATTTCGCTCAGGTGTTAAGAAGTAGTTACTTATAAAACTGCAAGGATAGCAGACCTTGTTCTTTCTGCCCTTGAGTAAGCGGCACATGCGTAGCTCTCACTTTAGCCTAATGGTGCTGTTCCCAACACACACCAGGACTTAGCATGAGCTCTGTGTTAGGCCCAAAGCCTGAACAGGAATTGAGTGACCAGCCACAGGGGCATGAGTGGAGCATAGGGGCTCTACACTTGCTACCCCTGCCCTTGGGTGTAGACCATACCCCCTCATTCTGGCGACAGACAGAAGGATGAGGAGGAGAAGGTCCTGAGTTATCGCCAAGGCTACTTCTACCACCGTCTCCACTCCTACCATCCTCTGAGACCATCTTCTGTctgagcctctttcccagctccATCCAGAGCAAGAGGAAATCCCTTCCCCAACAGCTTGTGGGACTGCTCACTTCACAGGGTCTCCTGTAAGCCTGGGCTCTTCACTAGAGGATGGCAGTGGTTGGGGTCCCACTCTGCAGGACGTACTCCAAGGCCAGGGGAATGTTTCTGGGCCGATGTTCAGCAAGGCAACGACTGATGGCCACTGCCTGCGGAGTAGCTGGGGGTATCTACCTCAGCTCCAAGGGACAGTGCCTGAAAGGGGCCCATTGCAGTGTGTCCATTCCTCCTGTTCCTCCGGGAATGGTGAAGGGCCTCCTTGTGCCCCAACCTTATTTCCCTGCAGAGCAACACGTTTCTCCCTGGGCAGCTTGGCAGAGCATCTGGAAAGGGAAAGAACACAGAAAGGACCAGGCTTGAATGCACTTTAATGACtctaaagagggaaacaaggtcaCTCAGAGCGGAGGCCCTCGTGCAGGGAGCACCAGGAGCAGTCAAGAATCTGTGCCCCATAGCCATGGCAGAATTTCCACAGGGCATCTGTCTGCCTGCCCTGCAGAGGGACAGGGGGCAACAGATCTTCCCTAGGccagcttgtgtgtgtgtgtgtgtggggggcttTGCAGCCCAGAGGAGCagaaaataacagagaaaattggaaggaaagggaagagtagAAGACAGGAAGTGTttcagtgacccccccccccctttctgacCTCCATTGTATGGGAAGCCCTGAATGCTCAGTCTCCCTGAAACCCATGGCCAGGAGCTTTCTCCTCAGTTTAGCACCATCTTCTGGGTTCCTGAAGGTCCTTGTCTGGGCTGTCATCAGTGGCATTAGCAGGGGGGGCACCTTCTGCTGCGGTAGTGGCTggaaatgctggagaggtcacagcacGCAGAGGTGCTGGGGACTCCCccacagctgaggatgctgccaacagcagcagaggtggaggatcccacaaGAGTGTTCtgcaggaaggagctgaggatggtgccGGGCAGGGTCATCACCACAGGAGAGGGCTGGATGACAACGATGGaggcctggcactgcctgacacagggctcgttgcagctgttggccagcagggtggggccgcagggccggcatggctggcactggtcgtagcaggacatgtctgggggctggaggtgcacctgcgagggagggcagggaggaagcaGAGCACAGGGGCATGTAAGGAGCAGCCTGTGACCCTGCCACGAGGGAGCCCAGGCACCTGCTGGGCCGGGAGATGGAGGCTGTGTGAGTAGGCCCAAGGGCTTCTTGCCCTGAGTCTGCCAAGGCCCTgcaaagagctgccaggcccaggatgGCTTCTGCCTAGCCTATAGCTGAAGAGCCACCTCAGCAAAGTCCCAGCTTCTCTCCTTGACAGACCTTCTACTCCCTTCCACCACCCATGACAGGGATCTCAGAGCACCAGCATAAGACCGAAGAGCAGGTTTCAGCTGAGATATTCACTGAAGCAAGACCTCATCCGGAAGGAGGAGGTGGAAGAGAAGAGCcttcagactcacctggttcccAATGAGAAGGCAGCGAGGGAAGTGGATGAAAGAACGAGGAGTTGGGCTGCCTGTTATACTGGGCCTGCACTGCCCCAGACACAGTGTCATCCTTTGCACAGGTGACAAATTTCTAAGATGCTCACAATGAATGGAAAACATCCCAGCTAATGAGATAGGCTGTGTTGTTGTTTCCCTCTAGGCTTCCTTTTCGTTTCCTGCTTTATGCCATGCCCAATATCTCCCCGAGGCTCCTTTGAGTGCTCTGATGAGAGGTCCAAGGATTTCTGGGGCACAAATGTGTCAGTGCAGGCAGAAGACATGGTGCAGTGGCCAGAGGGGTTCTGTGCAGGCAGATGTCATCACACTGAGATGCTTTGGTAGGGTTCTTTGTGGCCCCATTCTCAGGAAGGGGCACAATCCCAGCCTTGCAATCCTTGTCTCAATGTCCGAGGGCTTGCAGGTATGAGGATGCAcagcatccttctctttctctccctcccatcTTTCTGCAACAGTCACTGCTACCGGGATTCAACGCCTTCCACTTAACACTGCACCCAGGAGAGACTGGCTGACCTGTttgtcctcctcctctctctggaCAGTCCTTGAGAGTCCTCAGAGAGCACTGTCAGCTTGTCTGGGGCCTTGTCCCGCACAGGGtgctccagccctgctctgcagggGAGACCCTCAGCATCTCGCTGATGTCGCCTTGGTATCCCACCCCTACCctggtgtgtgtttgtgggcACTACTGGGTGTGCGAGTGTGTTTGTGTACCAGCCTGTGAGACTGAGCATGGGGGCACATGCATGAGCTTATGTttctgtgcatatgtgtgtttgcatgtgcatgCATAAGTGTATTTATGTTaacttcatgtgcatgtgtgctcaTGAACTCATGCTTGTGCCTATGTATCTGCGTATGTATTTGAACACCTTTGTGCATCCTGGGAATAGCCTGGGTTAGTCTGTGTGCACAGAATTGTGCACGATTCCATGGATGTGCCCAGCCAGTTCCAAGGTTCATAGTGACATCCCGCTGTGGAAGTGCCAGactgagggacagggagcaggccAGAGAGCTCAGGTCTTCCTGAGAAGGAGGCAGAGCATAGGCCAAATCTTTCCCTGCTGTCTCCAGGCACCCCTTAGGGGGCTGGACTGTTTTCTTGAGGTGTCCCCAGTTCCTGACCTAGGTAAGAGTGGCATTCCTCTGGGACTTGTCTGCCTCCTCAGGGATGGCCACAGTGGACCCTTGGCCAGAGCCAGAAGCCCCAGGGAGAGGAGCGAGTTCCCAGGGAGACCAGGAGAAGGCAGGTGGCGACACTGGGGCTAGGGCCAGAGGCACCAAAACCCAGCACCAACACTGGAAAGGGTCAGGGCCCTCCCTTGCCGGTAGCACCATCTGAATCTAGTCCTGGTATACTCACCCTCATACGAAACCTCACCTGAAGGACCACCTGGGAGCAGCCCATTCCCACAGTTTGGCACTGGCTGAGATGCAGGAGGACTGGCTTCAGGGCTCCCATAGCCTGGGGGAATTCAGCTGGCATCACCCCACAGGGAAAACCACCCACTCGGTTTGCATTGAAAAACCTTTTCCTTAAAATATGTCCTGACCAAATGTTTTGGCATTTCCCAGATGAAATCTTTCATTCAGAGATCTTGCAGCCACATGCTCTGAGTTTTCCAGCATGAACCTCTGCCAAGGCTGGTTGGATATTGTGAGGGTTTCCTGTCTGCTCCaactccctgccccctccccccccccaacacactcccctttcccAGGGGATTTCCTGCTCCTGAAACACAATTGCCCACCTTTGACTGTCTTCCCTCCCTGGGCCTGTGTCCCTGTGGGAGGAGATGCCTCCCTGCGGGGTTTGCCCATTGGTATCAGGGCCACCGCGGGCTCACCCTC
This portion of the Apteryx mantelli isolate bAptMan1 chromosome 28, bAptMan1.hap1, whole genome shotgun sequence genome encodes:
- the LOC136994356 gene encoding feather keratin Cos2-3-like; amino-acid sequence: MTLCLGQCRPSITGSPTPRSFIHFPRCLLIGNQVHLQPPDMSCYDQCQPCRPCGPTLLANSCNEPCVRQCQASIVVIQPSPVVMTLPGTILSSFLQNTLVGSSTSAAVGSILSCGGVPSTSACCDLSSISSHYRSRRCPPC